From the genome of Symphalangus syndactylus isolate Jambi chromosome 5, NHGRI_mSymSyn1-v2.1_pri, whole genome shotgun sequence, one region includes:
- the LOC129481785 gene encoding elongin-C-like encodes MYVKLISSDGHNFIVKREHALTSGTIKAMLSGPGQFAENETNEVNFREIPSHVLSKVRLYFTYKVRYTNSSTEIPEFPIAPEIALELLMAANFLDC; translated from the exons ATGTATGTCAAATTGATATCATCTGATGGCCATAACTTTATTGTAAAAAGAGAACATGCATTAACATCAGGCACGATAAAAGCCATGTTGAGTGGCCCAG gtcagtttgctgagaacgaaACCAATGAGGTCAATTTTAGAGAGATACCTTCACATGTGCTATCGAAAGTACGCCTGTATTTTACCTACAAGGTTCGCTACACTAACAGCTCCACCGAGATTCCCGAATTCCCAATTGCACCTGAAATTGCACTAGAACTGCTGATGGCTGCGAACTTCCTagattgttaa